In Pedobacter sp. SL55, the following proteins share a genomic window:
- a CDS encoding TonB-dependent receptor plug domain-containing protein: protein MVKEFEWVAGANLWTDSFKEKQITSALRDYNQTTFGAFFQNTFKANNWLHIETGLRADHVVDYGTAFLPRLSTLFKLSDKFTSRLGGGLGYKAPTLFTEDSERLQYRDVLALNSQANKLEKSYGANLDFNYRTSLFDEKVSFTINHLFFLTRINDPLQLLPTTSGAYQFVNVAGNIETKGTETNVKLGYNDFKLFLGYTYTDAHRHEGTLRFDNPLTAKHRINSVLMYEVHDEWKVGLEAYTFSKQLLNDGSYGKKYTIMGFMVEKLWERFSIYVNFENFTDSRQTRFDNIYTGAISNPQFRDIYAPLDGFVFNGGIKFRL from the coding sequence ATGGTGAAGGAATTTGAATGGGTGGCGGGCGCCAACCTTTGGACTGATAGCTTTAAAGAAAAGCAAATTACATCCGCTTTGCGAGATTATAACCAAACCACCTTTGGTGCTTTTTTTCAAAATACTTTCAAAGCAAATAATTGGTTGCATATAGAAACGGGTTTACGGGCCGACCATGTAGTAGATTACGGAACGGCTTTTTTACCTCGTTTATCAACCTTGTTTAAGCTTAGCGATAAATTTACTTCGCGTTTAGGTGGCGGACTAGGTTACAAAGCTCCCACTTTATTTACCGAAGATAGTGAACGTTTGCAATATCGAGACGTTTTGGCTTTGAACTCGCAGGCTAATAAATTAGAGAAGAGCTATGGCGCAAACCTCGATTTTAATTATCGGACTAGTTTGTTTGACGAAAAAGTATCCTTTACCATTAATCATTTATTTTTCTTAACTCGCATTAATGATCCTTTACAGTTATTGCCAACAACTTCGGGCGCTTACCAATTTGTAAACGTAGCAGGAAACATAGAAACCAAAGGAACTGAAACCAATGTAAAATTAGGTTATAATGACTTCAAATTGTTTTTAGGCTATACTTATACCGATGCTCACCGACATGAAGGAACTTTGAGGTTTGATAACCCCTTGACGGCTAAGCATAGGATCAATTCGGTATTGATGTATGAGGTGCACGACGAATGGAAAGTAGGTTTAGAGGCTTATACTTTCAGCAAGCAGTTATTAAATGATGGTAGTTACGGTAAAAAATATACCATCATGGGTTTTATGGTCGAAAAACTATGGGAGCGCTTTTCAATTTACGTGAACTTCGAAAATTTTACGGATAGTCGCCAAACCCGTTTCGACAATATTTACACCGGTGCCATTAGCAACCCTCAGTTTAGGGATATTTATGCCCCTTTAGATGGTTTTGTATTTAACGGAGGAATAAAGTTTAGGTTATAA